A single Lolium perenne isolate Kyuss_39 chromosome 6, Kyuss_2.0, whole genome shotgun sequence DNA region contains:
- the LOC127307887 gene encoding ras-related protein RABC1: MAASASASQSQPDFDYLFKLLLIGDSGVGKSSLLLRFTADSFEDLSPTIGVDFKVKMVDVAGKKLKLAIWDTAGQERFRTLTSSYYRGAQGVIMVYDVTRRETFTDLSDIWAKEIDLYSTNQDCIKMLVGNKVDKESERAVTKKEGIEFAREYGCLFLECSAKTKVNVEQCFEELVLKILDTPSLLADASSGAKKNIFKQKAPEADAAASGCC, translated from the exons atggccgcctccgcctccgcatcCCAGTCCCAACCCGACTTCGACTACCTCTTCAAGCTGCTCCTCATCGGCGACTCGGGCGTCGGCAAGAGCAGCCTCCTCCTCCGCTTCACCGCCGACTCCTTCGAGGACCTCTCCCCCACCATAG GTGTCGACTTCAAGGTCAAGATGGTCGACGTCGCCGGCAAGAAACTCAAGCTCGCCATCTGGGACACAG CTGGACAGGAAAGATTTAGGACCTTGACCAGCTCATATTACAGAGGGGCGCAAGGTGTCATCATGG TGTATGATGTCACTCGACGAGAAACTTTCACGGATCTTTCTGATATATGGGCGAAGGAGATTGACCTATATTCAACAAACCAGGATTGTATAAAGATGCTTGTTGGGAACAAAGTGGACAAG GAAAGTGAGAGAGCTGTCACGAAAAAGGAAGGGATTGAGTTCGCCAGGGAATATGGATGTTTGTTTCTGGAATGCAGTGCGAAAACGAAAGTGAATGTAGAGCAGTGCTTTGAGGAACTCGTGCTGAAG ATATTAGACACGCCGAGCCTTCTGGCGGATGCTTCTTCTGGGGCGAAGAAGAACATTTTCAAGCAGAAGGCACCGGAAGCTGATGCTGCTGCAAGCGGCTGCTGTTAA